The following coding sequences lie in one Methylosinus sp. PW1 genomic window:
- the xoxF5 gene encoding lanthanide-dependent methanol dehydrogenase XoxF5: MHKLLLSTSVGILALFGAGVANAADELLDLQKNPKDWVLPTGDYANLRYSKLKQITTENVGKLAPAWSFSTGVLRGHEGAPLVLGDVLYLHTPFPNIVYALDLNNEGKILWKYEPKQDPSVVPVMCCDTVNRGLAYGDGKIFLAQADTTLVALDAKTGKLIWSVKNGDPSKGATSTAAPHVFKDKVLVGIAGGEFGVRGSITAYNIKDGSLAWRGYSEGPDSEVLLDPEKTTHLGKPVGKDSSLKTWEGDQWQIGGGTTWGWYSYDPDLNLIYYGSGNPSTWNPAQRPGDNRWSMTLWARDLNTGVAKWVYQMTPHDEWDYDGINEVILADQTIGGVARKTAVHFDRNGFGYTLDRVTGELLVAEKYDPAVNWATKVDQDKNSPTYGRPLVVSKYSTQQNGEDVNTKGVCPAALGSKDMQPASFNPDTGLFYVPTNHVCMDYEPFRVSYTAGQPYVGATLEMFPPPGDSHMGNFIAWDARVGKIVWSNKEQFSVWSGAVTTSGGLAFYGTLEGYLKAVDLKTGKELYKYKTPSGIIGNVITYEHKGKQYVAVLSGVGGWAGIGLAAGLSKSNEGLGAVGGYKALSDYTALGGVLTVFALPDYALPIVAPAN; encoded by the coding sequence ATGCATAAGCTGTTGTTGTCGACTTCGGTGGGGATTCTCGCGCTGTTCGGGGCCGGCGTGGCGAACGCCGCCGACGAGCTGCTCGATCTCCAGAAGAATCCGAAGGATTGGGTTTTGCCGACCGGCGACTACGCCAATCTGCGTTACTCGAAGCTGAAGCAGATCACCACCGAGAACGTCGGCAAGCTGGCTCCCGCCTGGAGCTTCTCGACCGGCGTGCTGCGCGGCCACGAAGGCGCGCCGCTCGTTCTCGGCGACGTGCTGTATCTGCATACGCCGTTCCCCAACATCGTCTACGCCCTCGATCTCAACAACGAAGGCAAGATCCTCTGGAAGTATGAGCCCAAGCAGGATCCGAGCGTCGTTCCGGTCATGTGCTGCGACACGGTGAATCGCGGCCTCGCCTATGGCGACGGCAAGATCTTCCTGGCCCAGGCCGACACCACTCTCGTCGCTCTCGACGCCAAGACCGGCAAGCTCATCTGGTCGGTGAAGAACGGCGATCCGTCGAAGGGCGCCACCTCGACCGCCGCTCCGCACGTCTTCAAGGACAAGGTCCTCGTCGGCATCGCCGGCGGCGAGTTCGGCGTGCGCGGCAGCATCACCGCCTACAACATCAAGGACGGCAGCCTCGCCTGGCGCGGCTATTCGGAAGGTCCGGACTCCGAGGTTCTGCTCGACCCCGAGAAGACCACCCATCTCGGCAAGCCGGTCGGCAAGGATTCGTCTCTGAAGACCTGGGAAGGCGATCAGTGGCAGATCGGCGGCGGCACCACTTGGGGCTGGTATTCCTATGACCCGGATCTGAACCTGATCTACTACGGCTCGGGCAACCCCTCGACCTGGAACCCCGCGCAGCGTCCCGGCGACAATCGCTGGTCCATGACCCTTTGGGCGCGCGACCTCAACACCGGCGTCGCCAAGTGGGTCTATCAGATGACTCCCCACGACGAGTGGGACTATGACGGCATCAACGAGGTGATCCTCGCCGATCAGACGATCGGCGGCGTGGCCCGCAAGACCGCCGTCCACTTCGATCGTAACGGCTTCGGCTACACGCTCGATCGCGTCACCGGGGAGCTCCTCGTCGCCGAGAAGTATGATCCGGCTGTCAATTGGGCGACCAAGGTCGATCAGGACAAGAACTCGCCGACCTATGGCCGTCCGCTCGTCGTCTCGAAATATTCGACGCAGCAGAACGGCGAGGACGTGAACACCAAGGGCGTCTGCCCGGCGGCTCTCGGCTCCAAGGACATGCAGCCCGCGTCCTTCAATCCGGACACCGGCCTGTTCTATGTGCCGACCAACCACGTCTGCATGGACTATGAGCCCTTCCGCGTCAGCTACACCGCGGGTCAGCCTTATGTCGGCGCGACGCTGGAGATGTTCCCGCCGCCCGGCGACAGCCACATGGGCAATTTCATCGCTTGGGACGCCCGCGTCGGCAAGATCGTCTGGTCCAACAAGGAGCAGTTCTCGGTCTGGTCCGGTGCGGTCACGACCTCCGGCGGTCTCGCCTTCTACGGCACGCTCGAGGGCTATCTGAAGGCGGTCGACCTGAAGACCGGCAAGGAGCTCTACAAATACAAGACTCCGTCGGGCATCATCGGCAACGTGATCACCTATGAGCACAAGGGCAAGCAGTATGTCGCGGTTCTGTCCGGCGTCGGCGGCTGGGCCGGCATCGGTCTCGCGGCCGGCCTGTCCAAGAGCAACGAAGGCCTCGGCGCGGTCGGCGGCTATAAGGCGCTGTCCGATTACACCGCTCTCGGCGGCGTGCTGACCGTCTTCGCGCTGCCCGACTACGCTCTGCCGATCGTCGCTCCGGCGAACTGA
- a CDS encoding quinoprotein relay system zinc metallohydrolase 2 has product MLQRTIRRLAIAFLCLVAGGAKSFELTEIAPGVFAHQGVTALMSRDNLGGIANLGAIVGAEAVAVIDTGGSRAEGEAFLAALQQRTTKPIRYVIDTHVHPDHIFGNIAFRDTGAVFVGHKNLARAMAARGPHYLSSFREAMGALLDDVILVPPTLTVERETILDLGGRKITLKAWRTAHSDSDLTVLDSQSGTLFTGDLLFLQHVPIVDGSLLGFLSVIEELRKIEAVRVVPGHGPAVAPWPQALEAQKAYLDHLTRDLRADIAKGETLARAVTTAGRGEKPNWLLFEDYHTRNATAGFAELEWEAP; this is encoded by the coding sequence ATGCTGCAACGCACTATTCGAAGGCTCGCGATTGCGTTTCTCTGCCTCGTCGCGGGCGGCGCGAAAAGCTTCGAGCTGACCGAGATCGCGCCGGGAGTCTTCGCCCATCAGGGCGTGACAGCCTTGATGTCCCGCGACAACCTCGGCGGCATCGCCAATCTCGGCGCCATTGTCGGGGCGGAGGCGGTCGCGGTCATCGACACGGGCGGCAGCCGCGCGGAGGGCGAGGCTTTCCTCGCTGCATTGCAGCAGCGCACGACCAAGCCGATCCGTTATGTCATCGACACTCACGTCCATCCGGATCATATTTTCGGGAATATTGCCTTTCGAGACACGGGAGCGGTCTTCGTCGGGCACAAGAATCTCGCCCGCGCCATGGCGGCGCGCGGCCCGCATTATCTCTCTTCTTTCCGTGAGGCGATGGGCGCCCTGCTCGACGATGTGATTCTGGTTCCGCCGACCCTCACCGTCGAGCGCGAGACGATTCTCGATCTCGGCGGGCGAAAGATCACGCTGAAAGCCTGGCGCACCGCCCATAGCGATTCCGATCTCACCGTGCTCGATTCGCAGAGCGGCACGCTTTTTACCGGCGATCTCTTGTTTCTGCAGCATGTGCCGATCGTCGACGGCAGCCTTTTGGGCTTCCTTTCCGTCATCGAGGAATTGCGGAAGATCGAGGCCGTCCGCGTCGTGCCGGGCCATGGGCCGGCGGTCGCTCCCTGGCCACAGGCGCTGGAGGCGCAAAAGGCCTATCTCGACCATCTCACCCGCGATTTGCGCGCCGATATCGCCAAAGGCGAGACTCTCGCGCGCGCGGTGACGACCGCCGGCCGCGGCGAAAAGCCCAATTGGCTGCTGTTCGAAGATTATCACACGCGCAACGCCACGGCCGGCTTCGCCGAGCTGGAATGGGAGGCCCCTTGA